The bacterium DNA window CGTATTTTCATAGGTAGTGCCACTTTTAAAGGCTTCATCTGAGGAAGCATTTCTATCGATTTTATAGCGCCTTCAACAAGAAGTTTCTTTGTATCAGCCATAGATAGCAGAATTGCGGCTTCCCTGTTAAGCCCTTTTTTTACGGCAACAGTTGGGATGTTTTCTCCAAAAGTTAAACGTGCCTCCCTACAAGTGGCTTCATCGCCTGTTACAAGAATAACAGGTACACCATAATGTCCTGCAACTGCCGCACTCTGAAACATTTCGCCTCTCTCTATATCATCATAAAAATATTTACATTCTGCTTCAGAACTTTGTGTATGGTGCAACACCCCGTCGGGAGTACCGTTCATAGCGTGGTACCCAAGCATAATATATCCATCAAAAGATTCATCTAAAACTCTCGGTCTTGGTTTTCCAGTAATATAATGCACCCCTGCAACCATCAATTCAGGTAGAAAATTGTTCCCACCTCCATGCCCGTCGGAGACATAGATTTCTTTTACTCCGGCTTGTATTAATCCTTCAGCAACTGCTGCTATATCATGCATAAGAAATTTTACAGCTTGATGAAACTCTTCAGTCCCTCTTTCTCTTGTCTGTTTAAATCTCCATACTCCTGTTACTCCTTCAAGGTCAGTTGATATAAAGATTCTCATTTTTTCTCCTTTTTTTTATCCACCATTTTTGTCATTATGGACTTGTTACAGTATCCTTGCCTTGTCGCCGTTTTGTGGCGTTGCGAGGAATGCCTCTAATGACGTGGCAACCCTCGCCAAGCAAACTACAAAAGACGGAGTGGGGGGTTGCCTTCTCTCTGCCCATTTTGTCGTCCGAACGCATCAATTTGTTATCCTGAACTTGTTTCAGGATCTCTAACCTAACCCACGCTGGTAATAGATACAGCGTAAAAACGAGATTCCGGATCAAGTCCGGAATGACATACAGGGGGGTGGCATCCCATTAAACTCTTTGCAGACCCTCCACCTACGCTACAATGCAAGCTTCGGCGGACAAGCCTCATCCCATTAAACTCTTTGCAAATCCCTGAGGGCTCTCTATCCCAAGAACCTCCAGGGGTAGAGGGCAAAAGAAGGTGCATTCCTTTTCCGCCTACGGCGAGATT harbors:
- a CDS encoding M55 family metallopeptidase, whose amino-acid sequence is MRIFISTDLEGVTGVWRFKQTRERGTEEFHQAVKFLMHDIAAVAEGLIQAGVKEIYVSDGHGGGNNFLPELMVAGVHYITGKPRPRVLDESFDGYIMLGYHAMNGTPDGVLHHTQSSEAECKYFYDDIERGEMFQSAAVAGHYGVPVILVTGDEATCREARLTFGENIPTVAVKKGLNREAAILLSMADTKKLLVEGAIKSIEMLPQMKPLKVALPMKIRIRNLVSGTKATPDNPYFEEFNGEVRDIKDIYSGSKP